The genomic window atccagaaaaaactgacggaatcatcggttcatatttctaaaagatcccggtgaaaacgtaaccgttaaaggcgaccgttatcgcaccatggTAAGCGaccatttgatgcctgaaattgaagttcgtgatctcggcaacatttggttttaacaagacctctccacttcccacacatcttATCAATCAATGTAttcattgagagaacacttcgttgagcaaataatttcacgttttgagccggtcgattgaccaccaagatcgaaaattggactcaacggatgaaccatctaagacgtagccgcgaccaacatctgaaagagataatcttcaaaaattaaatgccaaagaatgtattttcgaatgataataaatattccccattaaattagaactttctgtattttttatttaaaaaaataggaaacctcgaaatagatcacccttTACATGGGTTATGGCTATATTTCTGGTTATGCAGTTACCGATCTTGCTTCCAGGTTTGCGCGACTTAAGCAATCTTAATTGAAAGTGTGGTCCTAGACCATCATTTCTTTTTTAGGCCTGAAATGATACCCTTTgtaactaattaaaatttaacgcAATAAACTTGTAATAATTGGGATGaaacaaaagcaagaaaaaatattctttgaaaTGAAAGTTGCCAATGAAATAGAAAGTGATCAACTATTCGACAAGTTTCTTTGGTGAGTTTCAATTAATTCTTTGGTTTAAACTTCATTATAATAGCAACAAACAGGAAACGAATACATATACAGGGTTACCCACTCGAAGTGTTACCAAATTCAAACTGCTATAACTACCACACTATTAATGACAGCGCGCTTAAATTTACACCAATAACAAATCATTCCATTGTTTACAAgcgtacaaaaacattttagtctGTGTCgtgtgaaaaaaaagttatacgtgatggaatttaaacgtaatagtgtgattgctatATATTTGGCTGGAAAATCACAAGCAGCAATTGTTCGTCAGCTAAAACATCTCGAAGTGAACAAAATGTTTGTGTATCGCACTATaaatcgttacaatgatactggcagcatcgcaaaacgccatggaggtggtcataaGAAAACAGCAACATCCCTGAGATGATTCGAAAAGTGAAGGCTCGACTTCAACGAAATCCACGTCGAAGtggcaatcaaatggctaaagagctgaaaatttcgcaaagttCAATGCAACGACTGTTGAAAAATGAGctaaaggtcaagccttacaagttccaaaaaggACACAATCTTACACCgcagcaaaaaaaagttagacTCGAAAGAGCGAAGGAGTTGTTACACTTGCACGAACGTGGCGaatttccgaacattgtgttttctgatgaGAAGAATTTCCCTATTGAGCAATACATAAATTCTCAAAATGACCGTGTTTACTTGACCGAACGCACGTACGAGAATTTAAGCCTACGAATGGCCACCCGAAGTAATTTCCCATCGCAAGTGATGGTATGGGCTGCCGTGACCgctgatgggcgctctccagtCGTTTTCGAGCCTtgtgtcaaagtaaatgcgacttattatcgtgaaaatattttggaaggtGCTTTAGAGCCGTGGGCACGTAAACACTTCGGCCGGAAAGAATGGACGTTCCAACAAGAATCGGCGCCGTCACATAAAGCGAGAATTAACCAAGAGTGGTTAAAAAATCATGTTCCACGCTTCATTTCGTCGACACAATGGCTTTCGAATTCACCAGACGTAAATCCGATGGACTTTTCCATCTGGTCCATTTTAGAGAGCAAGGTGCGgactaaaaaatacaccagtatgGATGCGCTCAAGAAAGCGATTGTACGTGAATGGGCCAAAATACCACAAGCTCACATTCGTGCAGCATGCaactcgttttttgaccgtttgAGGGCCATAGTCAAGGCAAAAGGTGGCCATATCGAGCTAAAGTGAAtggattctaaattttttattattttcatatatttttgtcattggaatcaataaaaatattatcaaactaaaaaattatagtcgTTTGAATAGGTAACACTTCGAGTGGGTAAGGTGTTTTTTTAAGGAATAAATTTTACTATAGGGATAACTTTCAAAGTCTCACTTAATGTATCGGTAGCAAATTATtatgtaaagtttttttatttccataagcAAATCTGCAAACATACTTAGCAGTACGAACAGTCTTAAAGAGCCTTTGTAGCCTCCCAGAATCATTTCAAGAACTTGGAATTATATTACTTTTACCGGGTGTATGTTGAATAACTCGTTGGAAAATAAAGTTTAGGGATATTATTGCTCATATAGGACCGATTATGCGGAACAAATACTTAAACTTGACCAACATTATGATCgtagtataaaattttcttcgaTCAATAAATGACAatgacaaattttcgaaaaattttggcCCTAAAATTactagaaatttaaattttatattgcaaaaaaacGTCTAAAAACTGGTTGACGTCATTGCCAACCTCTgacattaataaatttttccgtAATTACTTAAACACTTACTTACATAATTTGTGATGGAACTTTTcgggaaataaatttaaatagtttatcTGAAAATAAGTTGCTCCAAAAGTTATAAGCGGCAACTGAGCAGCAGAACAAACTTTAGTATTGCTGAATCAATTGCCAAAAgcagatatttatttatacacattcGTGAACTGTAGGAAATTGTGCTATTTGATAAGGAATGTTGTCAAGTATTACTTAAGTAATTACATATAAGTGTATACCCTGCCCAGACTGAGGTGgcagattgcacaaacacattgaaacatttctAGCTGTTCACCCACACGGttaaatattctgaaatttcaaattaactTGGAGAAAGCTTAAGTATAGAGAGAAAAACTATCGTCATTCGAAACATATTGCAATATTAACATGCTAAAATAGGAAAGGCGAATATGTATATGGAATTGGATTTTGAAGAGGTAAGTTCGTTCttcgataattttatattttatatttaatttattttatatacatacatatgtacatatatagaaaatgGTAAAGTAGACATGACCAATAAGATAGCGTTGTGGTTTGTATGCtgtttataaaactaaaactcTTAATATTACAGACAATTTGGAGCATTCCTAGATCATCATATTGAGGATTACAAATCAATTCAGGTGGGTAAGTTATAAAGTAATAGCtttacaaaataaagaaatgtagttcgataatatatacttatgtaacaTTTAATGTATGCCTTATTCATCTTTTGgtgctacaaaaaatattatactcttgcaacatgttgctgttAGCAGTGAAAACGTTATTGCCAATTTGGTTGAAGCTACGATCTTAACTGCTAAATCAAATGATCCGCGTAACCAGCGTTACCAACCCTACTGTTTTAACAGTAGATTTGCTGTTTTCACATTGATGACCATGTTTTCTGCTTCATTCCAATTTTCTACTGTTTTTCGCGTTCAGCGCCAACTAATACACTActatgcaaacattttttgataaCCACTACGCAATAAAACGCAATGACAAACCACTACGTAATAAAACGCATTGACACTAGATGGCAGTatcttctttatatttttacgcacggGGAAATCCCTATTTATGAATAACAGCTACACCGACCGTGTAGCCTACACGCCTATTGTATTGCGTAGGTATTGTTTTATAGTCACAAGTCACAACACCTTGAACAGTTTCTTTGAATTGCGGcgtctattttgaaaaaataataattacaaagtttttgataaaatgaGTAGTGATTCATCGACTGAAAAAAGTCCTCCTAagaagaaaaatgtgaaatatgaaCAGAAATTCGTAAATTCGTGGTTAAAAGATGATAGGTTCAAAGGCTGGTTAAAGAAGAGCACTAAAGATGAGACTTATTTCTTTTGTTCTGCGCGTAATTGCGACAGAAAATGTGGTATACACGAACTGCTACGACACAAAGATTCAACCAAACACGCGAAGAATAGTTTGAAGttacaaaaacaccaaaaactgACATCAATGTTTACCTCAGCTTCCAACTCACAAGATACAAAAATTGCAGCTAAAGCGGGTGAAGTAAAAATGGCCTGCTTTATTGCTGAGCATAATCAGTCTTTTAACATAACATCTCATTTGAATAAATTGATTTGCGCTATATGTCCAGATTCGAAAATTGCCGAACAATTATCTATAAGCCGCATAAAAGCTAGAGCTATTATTGTTAATGTAACTGGGCAGAcagctgatgaaaatataatagaGATGTTGATTTGCATTACTTGTTGACGAAAGCACAGATAAATCTACGATAAAACATTTAGCGCTTGTCGCTAGAATAGTAAAATTAGATTTCAGCGTTGAAGATAGTTTTCTGACTTTAATACCAATCGTAGATGGTACAGCAACAGCGTTGTATGGCAAAATAGtagaatattttgttgaaaaaaatattccttacaaATCAAACATGATAGGCTTTGCTTCTGATGGCGCTAACGTCAAGTTTGGATTGGTcactttgtttcaaaatgacATACCTCACCTTTTTACTATGAAGTGCATTTGTCATTCTTTTAACCTATGCGCATCATACGCATGTGAGGAATTGCCAAGGGGCGTGGAAGATTTCTGTAGAGACGTACATATATAATCACGTACAAAATTCACCAAAACGTATTGGAgatttcaaaacatttcaagCATTCACAAATATTAAACCCCACAAATTACTCCACCCTAGCCAAACCAGATGGTTGTCGCTTATTGAGGTAGTAAGTAGGCTTCTGGAACAATTACCAgctataaaattgtattttcaagCTGCAGTTCATGTAGATAGATTACTTTACCTATATTTACCGAtctcaataaaaaaatgcaatccGAGACTCCGAAATTATATTTACCATACGACAAAATACTGACCGCATACACAACGATCTTGGAATGCTTTGTACAAGCTGAATATTTGAATCTCACTGaacgagaaaaaaaattaagcacaaaatattttacacgcaaaagaaactaaaatattaaaccTTGACTTTTCGAGTGAGCAGAAACATTTACCGATGcaacatacttatatacgttGGTGGAATGGTGCCAAATTTGATCAGAAGAAAGAGAGAATTAGGAGAACTAGAGGAAGAACAACTGAAAAATTTCTACTTAAAGTGTAAGGAGTTTTATATCGAGGCTGCAAAACAGATATTAAAATGGTTTCCTTTTGACGACAAAGACCGTCAAGCATAAAAATTCCCTTCCATTGCAaatttacattatttcttcCCAAAGATTTGTTCAAATAATATATCGGAACTGGATAGAGAATGGCGAATGTTAAGAAATGTCGATTTTTCTTTCGACCAAAACAAAACTCCCGATGTTATCGACTTTTGGAAACATGTACAAGAATTAAGAAATGGAGACGAATCTCAAACACTCCCTACATTGTGTGAATTGGAAAAGAAGCTTTTGTGCCTACCACATAGCAGCGCCGCCGTAGAAAGGTTATTTTCTGctataaatattatgaaaaccaAATTACGCAATAGAATATCGACTACAACTATTAAAGGAGTATTACACACTAAATCCAAAATAACTGATTGCTATTCATTCGAAGCCACAGAAAAGCACATgaagaaattcaacaaaaacatgtatgattttaaaaataaaaatgagtgtgaaaataatgaagatgaggcaattgaaaatgaaactgaaaaataattttacttagatttttgttttatgttgctgtgattataaaaatatcaattgaTGTGAGTTCTAGTATTTAAGaaagttgtttattatttaattgtacATATGAGCAAAATTATGAAATCTGCCTTTTTTCTTTACCTACCGCTttctactgttttttttttaggcgAGTTGtggttttttagttttttgaggtTGGCAACACTGCGCGTAAACTTATAATTCAAACTGATGTGCCATTTCAAttcacaattaatttttaaaatagctaGCTTGCcaatataagaatatttatttgtttggatAAATGAATTCGATGATAAATAAGTTTAATtgtatattagttttaagttgtatacaaatatattagtttctagttttactttttttacgcaaacatgaattttaaaaactataatttttggtttgtgtaattattcttattatattgattttaataacatatggatttgtacttttttttaattttagaaacgGACATTTATTTCGGCCGGACGTACAGCCTACAGCCTATTCTCATACCCTCACAAAAATCACCACCCTCACTATTGTGCGGCTTTCCGTATGCTGAAGCGATTTCAAAAGCACAAATACTCAAAATTTCCTCACAAATTTGCGATGTGTGAAAGCAAACCTCCCAATGCAAAATCGATTATGTTTGTTGAAAGAAATTTGCAATTACTTTATTGAAATAGAATGGAGGAACTATTCTTCCAAAGGCGTTATCTATTATAACTATAAGTATTTGTCtattaacaataaatatgtaacttacCGTCTTTGTACATTTAACTACCTTCtaagtatgaataaaaaagacatatacattaggacggatcgaatttttttcgcataaagCGGCTAGCAAAAGAGAAAGTTTTGCCAAGAAACCATGTGTCTAAAATTAATTCCCAGTTCGCGCAGAGCGACTTTAAATTTTGAGCTActacttattaaattgtactcAAAAACCTATAGTTTTAAAATAACAGAATGCCATGCAATTAATGCAATAATAGCAGGCTTgtgtaacttattttttttttacgtggcagagcaaaaaacaacaacaaaaagcaatcgTACGGTACTCTTACCATACAACACTGCGAGAAATTGTTAACACTGTAATCCAAAATAATTCATACTTCGCTCAtcctgaaaatattttactggCAATGCTTTATGATAAGAGAAAAGATGTtcgcaataaattttgaatgctCAGACTACTTTGATCTGGTTGACCTAGATGATGACAGTGTTTTGTCTGAGCCTCCATTCTCAGCAAACATTCCATATGAACACTTGTTGCAGTTTATTGAGTCTGATGATCCGCCGCTTCATGACCCAGGGATTCCATGTCATACCCAAGCAACTGAGAGTTGTGTACAGCTTCTGACAACAGTTTCCCGATGCGCTATTGCAAAGAATAGAGACGATATCATGGCCGTAACTATAGAAAGTCGTACTAGTCGCATGGAATCCAAAAAAGACTTTAAAtcctaaaaaaactaaaactagaaAAGATTCCCAGTCATCAGCAGAAAAACCAATGTCTGTAACTTGCaccacaaaaacatttatttttttaaaaacttaattacaataataaaattttattttcgatccaccgtattttccacaattttagaattttttaaaaaatatgggaaTATCTGTATGCTGCATACATAGAAGCACAAACTCTCATTATAACCGAAGAAACCAAGCACAATTTTCCGTATCGCTTCTTATGAAAGTATAGGTTTTTgagtacaatttaataagtatgACCTTAAAATCTAGTCGCTCTGCGCGAactggaaattaattttaaacccatggtttcttggcaaaactttcttagaattttctgtagttttcgtttttgctaGCCGCTTTCTTGGTTTTTTTCCACCcatacaaatcgacccggcctaatatgcatacacatttatgtttaaataattcggacaagtttttatttgtaaatatgtatgtatttaatacatgtgcgaataaaaatatatttgtgtttaaataatatgtatgtagtaatcTTGCAGCAGCTACTGAGTTGTTctttcacattttgaaatcctagAAGTAAATGATATTACTATATATCCAGAAAAATTACCAGATTTGCAAAATTACTCAGTATTCTTGGTTGTCCATTTCAcaattttgttgtgttttttttttgtttgaatagcTGGTTCAAAGCAAAGTGGTTTTCAACTCGTGTGGTGAGGCTTTTGTGCTTTTCTCttgtgaggtttgagcaagaatagcctcacaaaataaACCTCACAGCCAACCTCGCAAAATAAACCTCACAAACCAGTTGTGAGGTTTTCTCAGAATAGGCCTGTTAAATtctatttgattctttcacttctCTCAAGTTGCAATTAATCaagggtgttgtggaatctgatagttgtcggaatcagaattgaaaccgatcaaaaaaagcagtagatgtcatgaattcagacattattggtttgatattcgaaactgaatttgtatcggttttgggtgtcacagaaaccaattttatcggttttgctgtcagaaacaaagcaagaagatagtcgcacactgatttgaaatgtaatagccttgacagacggcagcgttaatccggattaactgcgcacttaatcagatccaaatttgtaggtgacagacggcagctatgcgagtttgaaactctcataaacagctcattg from Bactrocera tryoni isolate S06 chromosome 5, CSIRO_BtryS06_freeze2, whole genome shotgun sequence includes these protein-coding regions:
- the LOC120778727 gene encoding uncharacterized protein LOC120778727, whose amino-acid sequence is MSSDSSTEKSPPKKKNVKYEQKFVNSWLKDDRFKGWLKKSTKDETYFFCSARNCDRKCGIHELLRHKDSTKHAKNSLKLQKHQKLTSMFTSASNSQDTKIAAKAGEVKMACFIAEHNQSFNITSHLNKLICAICPDSKIAEQLSISRIKARAIIVNVTGQTADENIIEMLICITC